The following are encoded in a window of Vicia villosa cultivar HV-30 ecotype Madison, WI unplaced genomic scaffold, Vvil1.0 ctg.001344F_1_1, whole genome shotgun sequence genomic DNA:
- the LOC131634750 gene encoding GDSL esterase/lipase At1g54790-like, whose amino-acid sequence MSSTYVVALKVVLFCICLIFAESVDFSYPAVFNFGDSNSDTGELTAAKGFQLFPPNGRNYFKTPTGRFCDGRLIVDFLMDAMHLPFLHAYLDSVGLPNFHQGCNFAAGGSTILPANAASISPFGFGSQVNQFQLFKVRVLEFLAGKKFHSYVPAEDYFQKGLYMFDIGQNDIGGAFYSKDLDQILSLIPTILLEFENGIQRLYDSGARNFWIHNTGPLGCLAQNVAAFGNNASKLDEQGCLRAHNQAAKAFNLHLQDFVNKLQGQYLDVNVTYVDIFSIKYDLIANASKHGFEQPIMACCGYGGPPLNCDSRVSCGLTKIFNGTTIAAKGCNDSTVYVSWDGTHYTESANQYVASQILTGKYSNTHLS is encoded by the exons ATGAGTTCTACGTATGTTGTTGCATTAAAAGTTGTGTTATTTtgcatctgtttgatttttgcagAATCTGTTGATTTCAGTTACCCAGCAGTTTTCAACTTTGGTGATTCAAACTCAGACACAGGTGAACTTACTGCAGCTAAGGGCTTTCAACTCTTCCCACCAAACGGAAGAAATTACTTCAAAACTCCAACCGGGAGATTCTGCGATGGCCGTCTCATAGTTGACTTCTTGA TGGATGCAATGCACTTGCCATTCTTACATGCCTATCTGGATTCAGTGGGCTTACCGAATTTCCATCAAGGATGCAACTTTGCAGCAGGAGGTTCAACTATACTTCCAGCAAATGCAGCGTCGATCAGTCCATTCGGCTTTGGCTCTCAGGTGAATCAGTTTCAGCTATTCAAAGTTCGGGTTCTTGAATTTCTTGCAG GGAAGAAATTTCATAGCTATGTCCCAGCTGAAGATTATTTCCAGAAGGGGTTATATATGTTTGACATAGGCCAAAACGATATCGGCGGTGCATTTTATTCAAAAGACTTGGACCAAATACTTTCCTTAATTCCAACAATTCTACTGGAATTCGAAAATGGAATACAG AGACTGTATGACAGCGGAGCTAGGAATTTTTGGATACATAACACAGGTCCACTAGGATGCTTGGCTCAGAATGTTGCTGCATTTGGCAACAATGCGTCAAAGCTCGATGAACAAGGATGTCTTCGAGCACACAACCAAGCTGCTAAAGCCTTTAATCTACATCTGCAAGATTTTGTTAATAAATTGCAGGGCCAGTATCTAGATGTAAATGTTACATATGTTGATATCTTTAGCATTAAGTATGACCTCATTGCAAATGCCTCAAAGCATG GGTTTGAACAACCTATTATGGCTTGCTGTGGATACGGTGGCCCGCCATTGAACTGCGACAGCCGTGTTTCTTGTGGACTAACAAAGATCTTTAACGGAACCACAATTGCAGCAAAAGGTTGCAATGATAGTACTGTGTATGTAAGCTGGGATGGGACTCATTACACCGAGTCTGCAAATCAATATGTTGCATCACAAATCCTCACTGGAAAATACTCCAATACTCATTTATCGTAG
- the LOC131634748 gene encoding uncharacterized protein LOC131634748 has protein sequence MNTENPRSNKRENENEEDSNKNSKEEGIKVPTRSSKRLKEMKEKEPMEKEPRVPKKVMAKTGKKKRPMSKEEKLYPKVMPKRLSQNPQHLEDLYLKEPIDIESHASFNPEFFHYSLKKMIEDEALSLQLHFDTCWAMSVEQAIRFNAKLQDRIKLGEYSPRLSPQCLIDCLPAIYDLNHLDPWEGEGKAYPCNVEDALHLVVHRGMALETHVPYKGPYCGYKPYQSFGFIKRYFFVPLDWSDLCMAKVLATVGFLIGTFSCDKFLQNYKNDKEDFIYGLSKGFKTSGHCVLITGVGNTNGKSFFEVRNTFGQHWGREGYGFIDRELFTAIESIQEASITTIEAYLKSNAANQDFIKLMA, from the exons ATGAATACTGAAAATCCCAGAAGCAACAAgagagaaaatgaaaatgaagaagacTCCAATAAG AATAGCAAAGAAGAGGGAATAAAAGTTCCCACCAGAAGTAGCAAGAGACTTAAAGAAATGAAGGAGAAAGAGCCGATGGAGAAAGAGCCGAG AGTTCCAAAGAAAGTCATGGCAAAGACCGGGAAGAAAAAAAGGCCAATGTCAAAGGAAGAGAAATTGTATCCAAAGGTAATGCCCAAAAGATTGTCTCAGAATCCACAACACCTTGAGGACTTGTACTTGAAAGAACCGATTGATATCGAGTCTCATGCAAGTTTTAACCCGGAGTTTTTTCACTATTCTCTTAAAAAGATGATTGAAGACGAAGCACTTTCCCTTCAACTACATTTTG ATACATGCTGGGCGATGTCTGTAGAACAAGCCATCAGATTTAATGCCAAGCTTCAAGACCGGATTAAGTTAGGAGAGTACTCCCCCCGACTCTCGCCTCAATGTTTGATTGACTGCTTACCCGCTATATATGATCTAAATCATTTGGATCCATGGGAAGGGGAAGGCAAAGCTTACCCGTGCAATGTGGAGGATGCGTTGCACTTAGTGGTGCACAGAGGCATGGCTCTGGAAACTCATGTGCCTTATAAAGGCCCGTATTGCGGTTATAAGCCCTATCAAAGC tttGGCTTCATTAAACGGTACTTCTTTGTACCTTTAGATTGGTCAGACTTATGTATGGCAAAAGTGCTAGCAACCGTAGGATTCCTAATTGGAACATTTTCTTGTGACAAATTTCTCCAGAACTATAAGAACGATAAG GAAGACTTTATTTATGGATTATCAAAAGGCTTCAAAACCAGTGGACACTGTGTTTTAATTACTGGCGTTGGGAATACAAACGGAAAGAGTTTTTTTGAAGTAAGGAACACGTTTGGTCAACATTGGGGTCGCGAAGGCTATGGCTTTATCGACAGAGAATTATTTACGGCGATTGAAAGCATCCAAGAAGCTAGCATCACCACAATTGAAGCTTACCTGAAGTCTAATGCTGCAAACCAAGATTTTATCAAATTGATGGCTTAA
- the LOC131634753 gene encoding GDSL esterase/lipase At1g54790-like yields the protein MGSTYVVALQVVLFCICLVLANSVDFSYPAVFNFGDSNSDTGEITAAKGFKLAPPYGQNYFKTSSGRFCNGRLIVDFLMDAMHLPFLNAYLDSVGLPNFHQGCNFAAAGSTILPANAASISPFGFGIQVSQFQLFKARVLEFLAGEKFHEYVPAEDYFQKGLYMFDIGQNDIGGAFYSKDLDQILSLIPTILLEFENGIKRLYDSGARNFWIHNTGPVGCLAQYIATFGNDPSKLDEQRCLHALNQAAKAFNLQLQDFCTKLQGQYLDVNVTYVDIFTIKYDLIVNSSKHGFEQPIMACCGYGGPPLNCDSRVSCGVTRILNGTTIAAKGCNDSSVYVSWDGTHYTESANQYVASQILTGKYSNTHLS from the exons ATGGGTTCTACTTATGTTGTTGCATTACAAGTTGTGTTATTTTGCATTTGTTTGGTTTTGGCAAATTCTGTTGACTTTAGTTACCCAGCAGTTTTCAACTTTGGTGATTCAAACTCAGACACAGGTGAAATTACTGCAGCTAAGGGATTTAAACTCGCCCCGCCTTACGGACAAAATTACTTCAAAACTTCATCTGGGAGATTCTGCAATGGCCGTCTTATAGTCGACTTCTTAA TGGATGCGATGCATTTGCCATTTTTAAATGCCTATTTGGATTCAGTTGGTTTACCGAATTTCCATCAAGGATGCAACTTTGCAGCGGCAGGTTCGACTATTCTTCCAGCAAATGCAGCGTCGATCAGTCCATTCGGCTTTGGGATTCAAGTATCTCAGTTTCAGCTATTCAAAGCCCGAGTTCTTGAGTTTCTTGCAG GCGAGAAATTTCATGAATATGTCCCGGCCGAAGATTACTTCCAGAAGGGGTTATACATGTTTGACATAGGCCAGAACGATATTGGCGGTGCGTTTTATTCAAAAGACTTGGACCAAATACTTTCTTTAATTCCAACAATTCTACTGGAATTCGAAAATGGAATAAAG AGACTGTATGACAGCGGGGCTAGGAATTTTTGGATACATAACACGGGTCCGGTAGGATGCTTGGCTCAGTATATTGCCACATTTGGGAATGATCCGTCAAAGCTCGATGAACAAAGATGTCTTCATGCACTCAATCAAGCTGCTAAGGCCTTTAATCTACAACTGCAAGATTTTTGTACTAAATTGCAGGGCCAGTATCTAGATGTAAATGTTACCTATGTTGATATCTTTACCATAAAATATGACCTCATTGTAAACTCCTCAAAACATG GGTTTGAACAACCTATTATGGCTTGCTGTGGATACGGAGGTCCACCATTGAACTGCGACAGTCGCGTTTCTTGTGGAGTAACAAGGATCTTGAATGGAACCACAATTGCAGCAAAAGGTTGCAATGATAGTAGTGTGTATGTAAGCTGGGATGGGACTCATTACACTGAGTCTGCAAATCAATATGTTGCATCACAAATTCTCACTGGAAAATACTCCAACACTCATTTATCGTAG
- the LOC131634763 gene encoding uncharacterized protein LOC131634763 produces the protein MSLKRLQLARTRYRSSQIGQESSSNLLGSCRSYSNALANGSDGSFKGLHSHLFKGNDGFSLASVKTLTLRSTMAPEFSIFMNDRRMSTIVSKTPTAQARRVGAQIALASPGFIYEPYEPREKIPFWKRCFTRSGWKRTKNDIILELKSAYAIAKLRKTGYSKNQFYKEAISMYKEINTLIANGDKKSLRKAVTEKMFSTLKNEIKQRETTWSGVYWELVEPVVMIRTLRARMIGVDRNDTNKVFYQLTMEILAKQKFEGYDLKGSVIAGDKNKEILVRDIWVFEKSTFHPGAYWRLCGRITPQAS, from the exons ATGTCTTTGAAGCGATTACAGCTAGCTCGCACTCGCTATCGTTCGTCTCAGATTGGACAAGAATCTTCATCCAATCT GCTTGGTAGCTGCAGGAGCTATTCCAATGCTTTAGCAAACG GTTCTGATGGTAGTTTTAAGGGTTTACATAGTCATTTGTTTAAAGGCAACGATGGATTTTCATTGGCTAGTGTTAAGACTTTGACGCTTCGATCTACAATG GCTCCGGAGTTTTCCATTTTCATGAATGATAGAAGGATGTCAACTATTGTATCCAAAACCCCTACAGCACAAGCACGGCGTGTG GGAGCACAGATAGCCTTGGCAAGTCCTGGATTTATCTATGAACCTTATGAACCTCGTGAGAAAATCCCATTTTGGAAAAG GTGTTTCACAAGAAGTGGttggaaaagaacgaaaaacgaCATAATTCTGGAG CTAAAAAGTGCCTATGCCATTGCAAAGTTAAGAAAAACAGGATATTCAAAGAATCAGTTCTACAAAGAGGCTATCAGTATGTACAAGGAG ATTAACACACTAATAGCTAATGGTGACAAAAAATCCTTAAGGAAAGCTGTTACCGAGAAGATGTTTTCT ACGCTTAAGAATGAAATTAAACAACGAGAAACTACATGGAGTGGGGTTTACTGGGAATTGGTTGAGCCTGTTGTTATGATACGGACTCTGCGTGCTCGTATG ATCGGAGTTGATCGAAATGACACAAATAAAGTATTTTATCAGCTCACTATGGAGATTTTGGCTAAACAA AAATTTGAAGGATATGACTTAAAAGGTTCTGTTATTGCTGGAGACAAAAACAAAGAG ATTCTTGTCCGTGATATATGGGTATTTGAGAAGTCTACGTTTCACCCTGGAGCATACTGGCGTCTTTGTGGACGTATAACTCCACAAGCATCATAG
- the LOC131634766 gene encoding uncharacterized protein LOC131634766 has translation MDQRDFHPQPLGICHKLYYFITKTLASQALKTVTLGRSTPYNSTSTAPKGSESEANKVVRSETSCNKAEDRDSTSTNIDIAARLAKKANKVVRSETSCNKAEDRDSTSTNIDVAARLAKKASLRKSVSISDNVEEILPNKRNKKRSKSFQKSSSLDQEEEPKPLRSILKVDSDLKDKFSSIC, from the coding sequence ATGGACCAACGAGATTTCCATCCTCAACCTCTGGGCATCTGCCACAAGCTCTATTATTTTATCACCAAAACTCTAGCTTCTCAAGCTTTGAAGACAGTAACTTTAGGGCGTTCTACACCTTACAATTCAACCTCAACTGCACCAAAAGGTTCTGAATCTGAAGCAAACAAGGTGGTAAGATCAGAGACATCGTGTAATAAAGCTGAAGATAGGGATTCCACGAGCACGAACATTGATATTGCGGCAAGATTGGCAAAAAAGGCAAACAAGGTGGTAAGATCAGAGACATCGTGTAATAAAGCTGAAGATAGGGATTCCACGAGCACGAACATTGATGTTGCGGCAAGATTGGCAAAAAAGGCGTCTCTAAGGAAATCTGTAAGCATAAGTGACAATGTGGAAGAGATTCTGCCGAATAAAAGGAACAAAAAGAGGAGCAAGTCCTTCCAAAAATCAAGTTCTCTGGATCAAGAAGAAGAACCAAAGCCTCTACGTTCAATTCTGAAAGTGGATTCCGATCTCAAGGACAAATTTAGTTCAATTTGTTGA